A window from Kovacikia minuta CCNUW1 encodes these proteins:
- the accD gene encoding acetyl-CoA carboxylase, carboxyltransferase subunit beta: MSLFDWFANRQKSGPTNQERQEREIADGLWSKCEKCGVLAYTKDLRANQMVCLECAHHIRVYSDERIRQLIDANTWIPLNEGLYGVDPLKFRDRKSYSDRLREMQEKTKLPDGVQTGIGQLEGLPVALGVMDFRFMGGSMGSVVGEKLTRLIERATRERLPVVIVCASGGARMQEGMLSLMQMAKISGALDRHRDARLLYIPILTHPTTGGVTASFAMLGDIILAEPKATIGFAGRRVVEQTLREKLPDGFQTAEYLLQHGFVDAIVPRTQLKKTLAQLIRLHQPVTSPASFPTHLQEVRTFSTIPSE; this comes from the coding sequence ATGTCTCTATTTGATTGGTTTGCAAATCGACAAAAATCTGGTCCAACGAACCAAGAGCGGCAAGAGCGGGAAATTGCCGATGGGCTTTGGTCTAAGTGCGAAAAGTGCGGGGTTCTCGCCTACACAAAAGATTTGCGGGCTAATCAAATGGTTTGTCTGGAATGCGCTCACCACATCCGCGTTTATAGTGATGAGCGTATCCGTCAATTAATTGATGCCAATACCTGGATACCGCTCAATGAGGGTTTGTATGGCGTCGATCCCTTAAAGTTTCGGGATCGCAAGTCCTATAGCGATCGCCTGCGAGAAATGCAGGAAAAAACAAAACTACCTGATGGAGTCCAGACTGGAATTGGTCAATTAGAAGGATTGCCCGTGGCGCTGGGTGTGATGGATTTTCGCTTCATGGGCGGCAGCATGGGGTCTGTGGTTGGTGAAAAACTCACGCGCCTGATTGAACGTGCAACCCGCGAGCGCCTGCCTGTTGTGATTGTTTGTGCTTCTGGAGGAGCCAGAATGCAGGAGGGGATGCTGAGCCTGATGCAAATGGCAAAGATTTCAGGCGCACTGGATCGCCATCGTGATGCCCGGTTACTCTACATCCCAATTTTGACCCATCCTACTACGGGGGGGGTAACTGCCAGCTTTGCCATGCTAGGTGATATCATCCTGGCAGAACCAAAGGCAACCATTGGTTTTGCGGGACGCCGGGTAGTAGAGCAAACCCTGCGGGAGAAGTTGCCCGATGGCTTCCAAACGGCTGAATATCTCCTGCAACATGGATTTGTTGATGCGATCGTGCCGCGCACTCAACTAAAAAAAACATTAGCGCAATTGATTCGCCTGCACCAACCTGTGACCTCTCCTGCCAGTTTCCCCACCCACTTACAGGAAGTTAGAACGTTTAGTACGATTCCTTCTGAATGA
- a CDS encoding squalene/phytoene synthase family protein yields the protein MNTSAISDLIGSSQYQAVADDSLKDEDNAAWVMELESRVKEEWIERISWIRLVDRLAENELVDSSSSEFRKFYTGWKELLTKGRIGSECTYRDVLISIRDRWFKDSTNSIHRLSIHSWDRFLEATARYHRSNLVIETLEQYTTMLEALSGSCFQVLPTLPEKYWQAAAAFGALDQFFNNLRDMREDAEQGICYLPAELLSEFEVSRDEILNLTACQNPNYTAMMRFWIDGYLPRLRQKTYDLMVAEDLPPSWEIWRDWSFHRYRRIERVFRGCQFNYSLFPHVYWYEVQRDLPFLLSQVRQELQSLAHEAAYHPAHSQEEFMIPEALLGIGKKAVNVVESVLNTFHCQNTRRIQPSEIY from the coding sequence ATGAACACATCTGCAATTTCGGACTTAATTGGGTCCTCTCAGTACCAGGCAGTTGCCGATGATTCTCTTAAGGATGAGGATAATGCTGCCTGGGTAATGGAGTTAGAGAGTCGTGTCAAAGAGGAGTGGATAGAGCGGATCAGTTGGATTCGACTGGTTGATCGTTTAGCTGAAAATGAACTTGTAGACAGTAGTAGCTCTGAGTTTCGCAAATTTTATACGGGCTGGAAAGAACTCTTAACTAAAGGGCGAATTGGATCGGAATGTACTTACCGGGATGTGTTGATTAGTATCCGCGATCGCTGGTTTAAAGACAGCACAAACTCTATCCACCGCCTTTCAATTCACTCCTGGGATCGGTTTCTGGAGGCAACCGCCCGTTATCACCGGAGCAATTTGGTGATTGAAACCCTGGAACAATATACCACCATGTTGGAGGCGCTCTCAGGTTCGTGCTTTCAAGTTCTCCCTACCCTACCCGAAAAATATTGGCAGGCTGCCGCTGCTTTTGGTGCCCTCGATCAATTTTTTAATAATTTGCGAGATATGCGAGAAGACGCAGAGCAAGGAATCTGCTATTTGCCCGCAGAATTACTTTCTGAATTTGAGGTCAGCCGAGACGAAATTTTGAACTTAACAGCCTGCCAGAATCCTAACTACACCGCGATGATGCGATTTTGGATCGATGGTTACCTACCCAGGCTCCGTCAAAAAACCTACGATTTGATGGTTGCTGAAGATTTGCCACCTTCCTGGGAAATCTGGCGTGATTGGTCCTTTCATCGCTATCGCCGAATCGAACGTGTATTTCGGGGGTGCCAGTTCAATTATTCACTTTTTCCTCATGTTTACTGGTATGAAGTACAACGGGATTTGCCCTTCCTGCTGTCCCAGGTGCGTCAAGAACTCCAGTCTCTTGCACATGAAGCTGCCTACCACCCTGCACACAGCCAAGAAGAGTTCATGATTCCAGAGGCACTCCTGGGAATTGGTAAGAAAGCAGTCAACGTCGTAGAGAGCGTTTTGAATACCTTTCACTGCCAAAATACCAGGCGCATTCAGCCCAGCGAGATTTACTAG
- the trxB gene encoding thioredoxin-disulfide reductase, with the protein MTNPTVENVVIIGSGPAGYTAAIYAARANLKPFVFEGFQAGGLPGGQLMTTTEVENFPGFPEGITGPRLMDRMKAQAVRWGAELVTEDVTSVDFSQRPFVIRSDEYEVRAHSVIIATGATAKRLGLPCEGQFWSRGISACAICDGATPIFRGAELAIVGGGDTAAEEAMYLTKYGDHVHMLVRSDKMRASKAMQDRVLNNSRITVHWNTEPLDVIGEGDVMTGIRVRDTQTGKESDLAVKGLFYAIGHKPNTDLFKGQIELDDVGYIVTKPGSVETNIAGVYAAGDVQDHEYRQAITAAGTGCMAAMLAERWLSINGLAQEFHQTEASEKPAEAAVAKKTEAEQAEGFDVAVTRHEGGYALRKLYHESDRLIIVKYASPQCGPCHTLKPILNKVVDEFDGKIHYIEIDIEADPDIAEAAGIVGTPTIQFFKNKDKVNELKGVKQKSQYREVIQSHL; encoded by the coding sequence ATGACAAATCCAACCGTTGAAAACGTCGTAATTATTGGTTCCGGTCCAGCCGGATATACGGCTGCGATTTATGCCGCACGCGCAAACCTGAAACCATTTGTGTTCGAGGGGTTTCAAGCTGGGGGATTGCCTGGTGGACAGCTCATGACAACAACCGAAGTGGAAAACTTTCCCGGTTTCCCTGAGGGCATCACTGGTCCCAGGTTGATGGATCGGATGAAAGCCCAGGCGGTTCGTTGGGGGGCAGAGCTGGTAACTGAGGATGTTACGTCGGTTGATTTCAGCCAGCGTCCCTTCGTTATTCGTTCGGACGAATACGAGGTGAGGGCACATAGTGTCATTATTGCAACGGGAGCAACCGCAAAGCGCCTGGGGCTTCCCTGTGAAGGGCAATTTTGGAGCCGGGGAATTTCTGCCTGTGCGATCTGTGATGGCGCAACTCCCATTTTCCGGGGGGCGGAACTGGCGATCGTCGGTGGTGGGGATACGGCAGCTGAAGAAGCGATGTATTTGACCAAATACGGTGATCATGTGCATATGCTGGTGAGATCGGACAAAATGCGTGCCAGCAAAGCGATGCAGGATCGGGTCTTGAACAATTCCAGAATCACAGTCCATTGGAACACTGAACCATTAGATGTGATTGGAGAAGGGGATGTGATGACCGGGATTAGAGTCCGGGATACGCAGACGGGTAAAGAAAGCGACCTGGCTGTTAAGGGTTTGTTTTATGCGATTGGTCACAAGCCCAATACCGACCTGTTTAAGGGACAAATAGAATTGGACGATGTGGGATACATCGTGACCAAACCTGGTTCTGTGGAAACGAATATTGCAGGGGTATATGCGGCTGGCGACGTGCAAGATCACGAATACCGTCAGGCAATTACAGCGGCAGGTACTGGTTGTATGGCAGCCATGCTGGCAGAACGGTGGCTTTCCATCAATGGCTTAGCCCAGGAGTTCCACCAAACAGAGGCGTCTGAAAAGCCCGCTGAGGCGGCGGTTGCGAAGAAGACAGAAGCCGAGCAAGCTGAAGGATTTGATGTAGCCGTGACCCGGCATGAAGGGGGCTATGCGCTTAGGAAGCTTTACCACGAAAGCGATCGCCTGATCATCGTGAAGTATGCTTCGCCTCAATGTGGTCCCTGCCACACTCTGAAACCCATTCTGAATAAGGTGGTTGATGAGTTCGATGGCAAAATCCATTACATCGAAATTGATATTGAGGCAGATCCTGACATTGCAGAAGCGGCTGGAATTGTTGGCACACCGACCATTCAGTTCTTCAAAAACAAAGACAAGGTGAATGAACTGAAAGGGGTGAAGCAGAAGAGCCAGTATCGGGAGGTGATTCAGAGTCACTTGTAA
- a CDS encoding alpha-amylase family glycosyl hydrolase encodes MEPPIAPLVAGTAVASEQVDRTPSFEFLFTRDIEFRQETIYFIVVDRFYDGDPHNSGGSNAALYDPTRQEWGKYWGGDLQGIIEKLDYLQHMGVTAIWLTPLFEQVERLVFEQYAAIHGYWAKDFKRINARYIDQNDNPSLFQAKETAFDRLIAALHDRGMKFILDIVCNHSSPNAGGVKGQLFDDGVLIADFNNDVDNWYHHYGEVTDWEDEWQVQNCELAGLATFNENNPDYRKYIRSAIKLWLDRGVDALRVDTVKHMPIWFWQEFNADIQTHKPDVFIFGEWIYSSPDDDRSVNFANHSGMTILDFGLCMAIRQVLGTMDESGFHLIQELLDKDYRYDCATELITFIDNHDMHRFQSLNPDPDLLRLAINFLMTTRGIPCIFYGTEQYLHDDTNADDNIYGNNDPYNRPMMTNWDTETDIYQDMRLLSGLRRLNPAVSLGSQWHKHLTTDVYCYVRRYRDSRCFVALNRGEAITLEAVETELPDREHTCVLSRRKFEVKNGKIYNLKLDARDAVVISHMGERVRGQTIVRIQLNGLATQPGETVVVTGDCPELGEWDIHQAYALEYINSNTWFGEIPFNESAGRAIAYKYAILYRDDNGNDTNPPLRENLVCRRWLLADEGIVKWRDTWAV; translated from the coding sequence ATGGAACCGCCCATTGCGCCTTTAGTTGCTGGGACTGCCGTAGCGTCTGAGCAGGTAGACCGAACCCCGTCGTTTGAGTTTCTGTTTACCCGCGACATTGAGTTTCGCCAGGAAACGATCTACTTCATTGTGGTCGATCGCTTTTACGATGGTGATCCACACAACAGTGGCGGCAGCAACGCAGCACTTTACGATCCAACTCGTCAGGAGTGGGGCAAATACTGGGGCGGTGACCTGCAAGGAATTATCGAAAAACTGGATTATCTTCAGCACATGGGAGTCACCGCCATCTGGTTGACGCCCCTGTTTGAGCAGGTAGAACGGCTCGTGTTTGAACAGTACGCAGCGATTCATGGCTACTGGGCAAAGGACTTTAAACGGATCAATGCTCGCTATATCGACCAAAATGATAACCCTTCCCTATTTCAGGCAAAGGAGACGGCATTTGATCGGTTAATTGCTGCCCTCCACGATCGCGGCATGAAGTTCATTTTGGATATTGTCTGCAACCACAGTAGCCCAAACGCAGGCGGGGTAAAGGGACAATTGTTTGATGATGGGGTTTTGATTGCCGACTTCAACAACGATGTGGACAACTGGTATCACCACTATGGCGAAGTCACCGACTGGGAAGATGAATGGCAGGTGCAAAACTGCGAACTGGCAGGGTTGGCAACCTTTAACGAAAATAATCCCGACTATCGCAAATACATTCGCTCAGCAATCAAACTCTGGCTCGATCGGGGAGTGGATGCGCTCCGGGTCGATACCGTTAAGCACATGCCGATCTGGTTCTGGCAGGAGTTTAACGCCGATATTCAAACCCACAAACCCGATGTTTTCATCTTTGGAGAGTGGATCTACAGCAGCCCCGATGACGATCGCTCTGTTAACTTTGCCAACCACTCCGGTATGACCATCCTTGACTTTGGGCTATGCATGGCGATCCGGCAGGTCCTTGGAACAATGGATGAAAGCGGGTTCCACCTGATTCAAGAACTCCTGGACAAAGATTACCGCTACGACTGTGCCACCGAGTTAATTACCTTCATAGACAACCACGACATGCATCGTTTCCAGAGTCTCAACCCCGACCCGGATCTGCTGCGACTGGCGATTAACTTTTTAATGACAACACGGGGAATTCCCTGCATCTTCTATGGCACCGAACAATACCTGCATGACGACACCAACGCTGACGATAATATCTATGGCAACAATGACCCCTACAACCGTCCCATGATGACAAACTGGGATACGGAAACAGACATCTATCAGGATATGCGCTTACTTTCAGGGTTGCGCCGATTAAATCCAGCCGTATCTTTGGGCAGTCAATGGCACAAACACCTGACGACCGATGTGTACTGCTATGTCCGCCGCTATCGGGACTCGCGCTGTTTCGTTGCCCTCAATCGGGGAGAGGCAATCACCCTGGAAGCAGTAGAGACGGAACTCCCCGATCGCGAACATACCTGCGTTCTTAGCCGTCGCAAGTTTGAGGTAAAAAATGGCAAAATTTACAACCTCAAACTGGATGCCAGAGATGCCGTTGTAATTAGCCACATGGGAGAGCGAGTCAGAGGACAGACCATCGTCCGGATTCAGCTAAATGGCTTGGCAACTCAACCCGGTGAAACCGTCGTTGTCACTGGTGACTGCCCCGAACTGGGTGAGTGGGATATTCACCAAGCCTATGCCCTGGAATACATCAACTCCAATACCTGGTTTGGTGAAATTCCCTTCAATGAAAGTGCTGGGAGGGCGATCGCCTACAAATATGCCATTCTCTACAGGGATGACAATGGCAATGACACCAACCCTCCCCTCCGCGAAAACCTCGTCTGCCGTCGCTGGTTGCTGGCAGACGAAGGAATTGTAAAATGGCGCGACACCTGGGCAGTGTAG